A stretch of Stigmatopora argus isolate UIUO_Sarg chromosome 22, RoL_Sarg_1.0, whole genome shotgun sequence DNA encodes these proteins:
- the tlcd3a gene encoding ceramide synthase, producing the protein MMFQVLACGAVVFPGLFFAFRKILPRVFKHWSDADVVLVSERVVSSIHAVMATTAGAVVVSSCRGNVIDDRHWLTTHFVIWFGVPYMTYDLLAMYLSHYHRFRVKGHKEYQRHSLGTVNSFVRREFLLVLHHIALLTVLLPVTLFFRKDKGDFFIGCLFLTELSTPFVSLGKILIQLGLQDGWLHKCNGSMVLLTFFMCRIALFPYMYWAYGHHYGIPLYAVPFNLSLAANLGNSCILAPQVYWFVLLCRKGYRLYRRSRRPPSPSAKDQ; encoded by the exons ATGATGTTTCAAGTGCTAGCTTGTGGCGCCGTAGTTTTCCCCGGCTTGTTCTTCGCCTTTCGAAAGATCCTGCCCAGAGTATTCAAGCACTGGAGCGATGCCGACGTGGTGCTCGTTAGCGaaag GGTGGTGTCTTCCATCCATGCTGTCATGGCAACCACAGCGGGTGCCGTGGTCGTGTCGTCATGCAGGGGCAATGTCATCGATGACAG GCACTGGCTGACCACCCACTTTGTCATCTGGTTTGGCGTTCCCTACATGACGTACGATCTCCTGGCCATGTACCTCAGCCACTACCATCGCTTTCGGGtcaaagggcacaaggagtaTCAGCGCCACTCCCTAGGGACGGTCAACTCCTTCGTCCGGCGGGAATTTCTGCTGGTGTTGCATCACATCGCCCTGCTCACCGTCTTGTTGCCAGTCACTTTG TTCTTCCGGAAGGACAAGGGTGACTTCTTCATTGGCTGCTTGTTTCTCACCGAGCTCAGCACGCCTTTCGTCTCCCTAGGGAAGATACTGATTCAG CTGGGCCTCCAGGACGGTTGGCTGCACAAATGCAACGGCAGCATGGTGTTGCTCACCTTCTTCATGTGTCGCATCGCCCTCTTCCCCTACATGTACTGGGCTTATGGGCATCACTACGGAATCCCACTCTACGCCGTGCCCTTCAACCTTTCGCTGGCCGCCAACCTGGGGAACTCTTGCATCCTGGCGCCGCAGGTCTACTGGTTTGTCCTGCTGTGCCGAAAAGGCTACCGCCTATACCGGCGCAGTCGGCGGCCGCCCTCGCCGTCGGCCAAGGATCAGTGA
- the LOC144068374 gene encoding ubiquitin carboxyl-terminal hydrolase 2-like encodes MPSQRYSYTLTATEEPAAALPPAKSDMRRMSSSLSRSKLVSAFMGLIINQAKKQSPQGLVGLKNLGNTCFMNSILQCLSNTPELRDYCLRELNQTDLQVHNKTNSALVEEFAKLIQSLWTSVNNESFVPSNFRNQVQICAAKFAGCNQQDAQEFLRFLLDALHMEVNKATTRPGPSVEDFDQLSDDDKSKRMWKMYLEREDSKVVDLFVGQLKSSLTCTVCGFRSTVFEPFWDLSIPIAPKVSGEVTLKDCLRLFTKEDVLDGDERPTCDRCKTRQKCTKRFSVQKFPQILVLHLKRFSDSNVRASKLSTYVDFPLKELDLKEFASEGGDRALYHLYAVSNHWGNTLGGHYTAYCKNATVGEWYSFNDSRVSHMSSSQVRSSNAYILFYELAKTQTFHL; translated from the exons ATGCCTTCCCAGCGATACTCGTACACACTGACAGCGACGGAGGAGCCGGCCGCCGCTCTCCCGCCGGCCAAGTCCGACATGCGACGTATGTCTTCATCCTTGTCCCGGTCCAAGCTGGTGTCCGCCTTCATGGGACTCATCATCAACCAAGCCAAG AAGCAGAGTCCACAAGGCCTGGTGGGATTGAAGAACCTGGGAAACACG TGTTTCATGAACTCCATTCTCCAGTGTTTGAGCAACACTCCCGAGTTGAGGGACTACTGCCTGAGGGAGCTCAATCAAACAGACCTCCAAGTACACAACAAAACCAATTCGGCTCTTGTGGAAG AGTTTGCCAAACTGATTCAGAGCTTGTGGACGTCGGTCAACAACGAGAGCTTTGTCCCCTCTAATTTCCGGAATCAGGTCCAGATTTGCGCTGCTAAATTCGCCGGATGCAA TCAGCAGGACGCCCAGGAATTTCTGCGTTTCCTGCTGGACGCCCTCCACATGGAGGTGAACAAAGCCACCACGCGCCCCGGGCCGTCCGTCGAGGACTTTGACCAACTCTC TGACGACGACAAATCCAAACGGATGTGGAAGATGTATTTAGAGCGGGAAGACAGCAAAGTCGTGG ATTTGTTTGTCGGGCAGCTGAAAAGCTCGCTGACCTGCACGGTATGCGGCTTCCGCTCCACCGTCTTCGAACCCTTCTGGGACCTGTCCATCCCAATCGCGCCG AAAGTCTCCGGCGAGGTGACTCTCAAAGATTGCCTGAGGCTATTCACCAAGGAGGACGTGTTGGACGGAGACGAGAGGCCG ACGTGCGACAGATGCAAAACAAGGCAGAAATGCACCAAACGGTTCAGCGTTCAGAAGTTCCCGCAGATCCTGGTGCTTCATCTCAAGCGTTTCTCCGACTCCAACGTTCGAGCCAGCAAGCTGTCCACGTACGTCGACTTCCCCCTCAAAGAGCTGGACCTGAAGGAGTTCGCCTCCGAGGGCGGCG ATCGCGCCCTGTATCACCTCTACGCCGTGTCCAACCACTGGGGCAACACGCTGGGCGGCCATTACACAGCCTACTGCAAGAACGCCACCGTTGGCGAGTGGTACAGCTTCAATGACTCCAG GGTGAGCCACATGTCCTCCAGTCAAGTGCGCAGCAGCAATGCCTACATCCTTTTCTACGAGCTGGCCAAAACTCAGACGTTTCACCTTTAA